Proteins co-encoded in one Bacteroidales bacterium genomic window:
- a CDS encoding acetyltransferase → MENVIIIGAGGHAAEINEYITHSEVFAQKKTIQIIGFLDDNPENYARYNFDAPLLGGVKDHVIRSDCRYIIGIADLTYRRLFVDTFKKSGATFLSFIHFNTYISKSATIGEGSVIGPNVTIGPNVQIGQYTLINSRCSIGHDTIVGNYNFISPNVCMSGFTKVGDENLFGINSATIPGICIGNRNKIGAGMILDGTVGDDTVVFYRYKEKIIAVPKRT, encoded by the coding sequence ATGGAAAATGTAATTATTATTGGTGCTGGTGGTCATGCTGCTGAAATTAATGAATATATAACTCATTCTGAAGTATTTGCCCAAAAGAAAACAATTCAAATTATTGGTTTTCTGGATGATAATCCGGAAAATTATGCCCGTTATAATTTTGACGCACCTTTGCTGGGCGGTGTTAAAGATCATGTGATCAGATCAGATTGTCGTTATATTATTGGAATCGCAGATCTGACCTATAGAAGACTCTTTGTGGATACTTTTAAAAAGTCAGGTGCAACTTTTCTTTCCTTTATCCATTTCAATACCTATATTTCAAAATCTGCCACAATAGGTGAAGGCAGCGTTATCGGTCCAAACGTTACTATTGGACCTAACGTTCAGATTGGACAATATACCCTGATAAATTCCCGTTGTAGTATTGGCCATGATACTATAGTCGGAAACTACAATTTTATCAGTCCTAATGTTTGTATGTCAGGGTTTACGAAAGTCGGTGATGAAAATCTATTTGGAATAAACAGTGCGACAATACCGGGTATTTGCATAGGTAACAGAAATAAAATTGGCGCAGGAATGATTCTCGACGGAACCGTGGGAGATGATACTGTAGTATTCTATCGGTACAAAGAAAAAATTATTGCAGTTCCAAAAAGGACTT